One genomic region from Jiangella sp. DSM 45060 encodes:
- a CDS encoding ABC transporter substrate-binding protein, with protein sequence MLTAALLAACAGNGSAGDGGDGAAGGGERPADTARTVEPGAPVSDEHIEQLDVGIPGKVTLVDPADNMEAGLNVNQLGLEPLLRIAPDGSLQPWLATEWEQVSDTVYEYTLRDGVTFWDGTELTAEDVKYSWDHLRAPESRRATYFAPVDTVEAVDADTVRVTLKQPDASWQYTPAMWYSVIFQKAFAEQAGDAFGQPGTLLVATGPWKFDSVNPASGMELSAYEGYWGGTPPIDRISVKSFADDNSMALALRAGEIDIAPVVGWPTGFDAAAGGNTVTTVETCGTARLSIPMRRAPWDDVHVRRAVAHAINRDDIVTAAQGAAAGPAVYTIAPRLLRTLGTEDEVQAALDAIETYPYDLEAAKAELAQSTVPDGFGFDLTVPPASAAMAEVIAAQLGEIGIDLSVEVLPDTAWYAALREDVRPLTFSATGACTPDPDWDSIFFDTDASGEPIGLNMAQYSSPEVTALWAEGLLEQDPAERLRIYTDLQQQIAEDVPYVPLYAEGTTYASTTYDIVEYHSYFWMNLPWALNLVPK encoded by the coding sequence GTGCTCACCGCCGCACTGCTCGCGGCCTGTGCCGGGAACGGCTCCGCGGGTGACGGCGGCGACGGGGCGGCCGGGGGCGGCGAGCGGCCGGCGGACACCGCACGGACGGTCGAACCGGGCGCACCGGTCTCCGACGAGCACATCGAGCAGCTCGACGTGGGCATCCCCGGCAAGGTGACGCTCGTCGACCCGGCGGACAACATGGAGGCGGGCCTCAACGTCAACCAGCTCGGCCTGGAGCCGCTGCTGCGGATCGCCCCGGACGGAAGCCTGCAGCCGTGGCTGGCCACCGAGTGGGAGCAGGTCAGCGACACCGTCTACGAGTACACGCTGCGCGACGGCGTCACGTTCTGGGACGGCACCGAGCTGACCGCGGAGGACGTCAAGTACTCCTGGGACCATCTGCGGGCGCCCGAGAGCCGGCGAGCGACGTACTTCGCCCCGGTCGACACCGTCGAGGCGGTCGACGCCGACACGGTGCGGGTCACGCTGAAGCAGCCGGACGCGTCGTGGCAGTACACGCCGGCCATGTGGTACTCGGTGATCTTCCAGAAGGCGTTCGCCGAACAGGCCGGCGACGCCTTCGGCCAGCCCGGCACCCTGCTGGTGGCGACCGGGCCGTGGAAGTTCGACAGCGTCAACCCGGCCAGCGGGATGGAGCTGTCGGCGTACGAGGGCTACTGGGGCGGCACGCCGCCGATCGACCGGATCTCGGTGAAGTCGTTCGCCGACGACAACAGCATGGCGCTGGCGCTGCGGGCCGGTGAGATCGACATCGCACCCGTCGTCGGCTGGCCGACCGGCTTCGACGCCGCCGCCGGCGGCAACACGGTCACGACGGTCGAGACCTGCGGCACCGCCAGGCTGAGCATCCCGATGCGACGGGCGCCGTGGGACGACGTGCACGTGCGCCGGGCGGTCGCACACGCGATCAACCGGGACGACATCGTGACCGCCGCTCAGGGCGCCGCGGCCGGCCCCGCGGTGTACACGATCGCCCCGCGGCTGCTGCGGACGCTCGGCACCGAGGACGAGGTCCAGGCCGCGCTGGACGCGATCGAGACCTACCCCTATGACCTGGAGGCCGCCAAGGCCGAGCTGGCCCAGTCGACGGTCCCGGACGGGTTCGGCTTCGACCTCACCGTTCCTCCCGCGTCGGCCGCCATGGCCGAGGTGATCGCCGCTCAGCTGGGCGAGATCGGCATCGACCTCTCCGTCGAGGTCCTCCCCGACACCGCCTGGTACGCCGCCCTCCGCGAGGACGTCCGGCCGCTGACGTTCTCCGCGACCGGCGCCTGCACGCCGGACCCGGACTGGGACTCGATCTTCTTCGACACCGACGCGTCGGGCGAGCCGATCGGGCTGAACATGGCCCAGTACTCCTCGCCGGAGGTCACCGCCCTGTGGGCCGAGGGCCTGCTGGAGCAGGACCCGGCCGAGCGGTTGCGGATCTACACGGACCTGCAGCAGCAGATCGCCGAGGACGTTCCCTACGTGCCGCTGTACGCCGAAGGGACGACGTACGCCTCCACCACCTACGACATCGTCGAATACCACAGCTACTTCTGGATGAACCTGCCCTGGGCGCTGAACCTGGTGCCGAAATGA
- a CDS encoding ABC transporter substrate-binding protein, translating to MSETNRVPKRGRRRAQIMSCALGVTLLAACAGGGGGGGADDQDPASGGAGPASTARTVDPGQPVSDQQIPHLNVGLAGKVTLVDPAENMESGLFVNQLGLEPLLRIDPEGRLQPWLATEWEQVSDTVYEYTLREGVTFWDGTELTAEDVKYSWDHVRAPESRRANYFTTVDTIEVVDPHTVRVTLTQPDASWQYVPAMWYSVIFQKEFAEEAGDAFGQPGTLLVATGPWKFDSVNPATGMELSAHEDYWGGKPPVDRISIKAFADDNSMALALRSGAIDITPTVAGPTGFDAAAGGNSVTTVPTCANTLLSIPTQSEPWNDVHVRRAVAYAINQEDIIAAAQGAAAGPAEHVISERLLRTLGSGEEIDAALEGVRTYSFDVEAAKAELAQSSVPDGFSYDLTVVAASAAIAEVIAAQLGEIGIDITVEVLPDTAYYAALGEDEKPFTFFATGPCAPDPSWAALFVDTDEAGQPVGLNFAEYAPPEVTQLLADGLLEQDPRERLGIYAEVLRHLGEDVPYVPLYAEGNTYGSTDYDLVEFSSFWSNLPWVLNLLPK from the coding sequence ATGTCCGAGACGAACCGTGTTCCGAAGCGCGGACGGCGCCGCGCGCAGATCATGTCGTGCGCCCTCGGCGTCACACTGCTCGCGGCGTGTGCCGGCGGCGGTGGCGGCGGCGGCGCCGACGACCAGGATCCGGCCAGCGGCGGGGCCGGGCCGGCCTCGACGGCCAGGACGGTGGACCCGGGCCAGCCGGTCTCGGACCAGCAGATCCCGCACCTGAACGTGGGCCTGGCCGGCAAGGTGACGCTGGTCGACCCGGCGGAGAACATGGAGTCGGGTCTGTTCGTCAACCAGCTCGGCCTGGAGCCGCTGCTGCGGATCGACCCGGAGGGCCGGCTGCAGCCGTGGCTGGCCACTGAATGGGAGCAGGTCAGCGACACCGTCTACGAGTACACGCTGCGTGAGGGCGTGACGTTCTGGGACGGCACCGAGCTCACGGCCGAGGACGTCAAGTACTCCTGGGACCACGTGCGGGCGCCGGAGAGCCGCCGCGCCAACTACTTCACCACGGTCGACACCATCGAGGTGGTGGACCCGCACACGGTGCGGGTCACGCTGACCCAGCCGGACGCGTCGTGGCAGTACGTGCCGGCGATGTGGTACTCGGTGATCTTCCAGAAGGAGTTCGCCGAAGAGGCCGGCGACGCCTTCGGCCAGCCGGGCACGCTCCTGGTGGCGACCGGCCCGTGGAAGTTCGACAGCGTCAACCCGGCGACCGGGATGGAGCTGTCGGCCCACGAGGACTACTGGGGCGGCAAGCCCCCGGTCGACCGGATCTCGATCAAGGCCTTCGCCGACGACAACAGCATGGCGCTCGCGCTGCGCTCCGGGGCGATCGACATCACCCCGACGGTGGCCGGCCCCACCGGCTTCGACGCCGCCGCCGGCGGCAACTCCGTCACGACGGTGCCGACCTGTGCCAACACGCTGCTCAGCATCCCCACACAGAGTGAGCCGTGGAACGACGTGCACGTGCGCCGGGCGGTCGCGTACGCGATCAACCAGGAGGACATCATCGCGGCGGCCCAGGGCGCCGCGGCCGGACCGGCCGAGCACGTGATCTCGGAGCGGCTGCTGCGGACGCTCGGCTCCGGCGAGGAGATCGACGCGGCGCTCGAGGGGGTGCGGACCTACTCGTTCGACGTGGAGGCCGCCAAGGCCGAGCTGGCGCAGTCGTCGGTCCCGGACGGGTTCAGCTATGACCTCACGGTGGTCGCGGCGTCCGCCGCCATCGCCGAAGTGATCGCCGCCCAGCTGGGCGAGATCGGCATCGACATCACCGTCGAGGTCCTCCCGGACACCGCGTATTACGCCGCCCTCGGCGAGGACGAGAAGCCCTTCACGTTCTTCGCGACCGGCCCCTGCGCGCCCGACCCGAGCTGGGCCGCCCTGTTCGTGGACACCGACGAGGCCGGGCAGCCGGTCGGGCTGAACTTCGCCGAGTACGCGCCGCCGGAGGTGACGCAGCTGCTCGCCGACGGGCTGCTGGAGCAGGACCCGCGGGAGCGGCTGGGCATCTACGCGGAGGTGCTCCGGCACCTGGGCGAGGACGTTCCGTACGTGCCGCTCTACGCCGAGGGCAACACCTACGGCTCGACCGACTACGACCTGGTCGAGTTCAGCAGCTTCTGGTCCAACCTGCCCTGGGTGCTGAACCTCCTCCCCAAGTAG
- a CDS encoding GntR family transcriptional regulator, with protein MVDKIQVSLHSDVPIYRQIVTQLSFMIETGDLAPGQALPSARLLADNLHINRNTVARAYAELGEIGLVEGRGRTGTIVVGPGPEREGSLARDQARQLLETATRECIELGLSAAEIQSLVMSLALRAEDDLLKVSFVECNVDRAKYFASELEANIGVKVKPLVLGTFEPEEERADLVLTTFFHLAEVRALMRRPNTEIVAIVVAPHVQTLVQIASVAKNGTVGIWYRTDEQAVTVRDSLRDSGIKNIEVLDGIEDKHLDGIDLVVIPDGMGELREQLEGRVKVMEFGNVLDAASIRMVSDVVRDMQDLKRGAAPSIGQAPPVPATPAGTG; from the coding sequence GTGGTCGACAAGATTCAGGTGAGCCTGCACTCCGATGTGCCCATCTACCGGCAGATCGTCACGCAGCTGTCGTTCATGATCGAGACCGGCGACCTCGCGCCCGGCCAGGCCCTGCCCAGTGCCCGTCTCCTCGCCGACAACCTCCACATCAACCGCAACACCGTCGCCCGGGCCTATGCCGAACTCGGCGAGATCGGCCTGGTCGAGGGGCGCGGGCGCACGGGGACGATCGTCGTCGGGCCCGGTCCGGAGCGCGAGGGCTCGCTGGCCCGCGACCAGGCCAGGCAACTGCTCGAGACAGCCACCCGCGAGTGCATCGAGCTCGGTCTGTCCGCGGCCGAGATCCAGTCGCTGGTCATGAGCCTGGCGCTGCGCGCCGAGGACGACCTCCTGAAGGTCTCGTTCGTCGAGTGCAACGTCGACCGCGCCAAGTACTTCGCCAGCGAGCTCGAGGCCAACATCGGCGTCAAGGTGAAGCCCCTGGTGCTCGGCACCTTCGAGCCCGAGGAGGAGCGCGCCGACCTCGTCCTCACGACGTTCTTCCACCTGGCCGAGGTGCGCGCGCTCATGCGCCGCCCCAACACCGAGATCGTCGCCATCGTCGTCGCACCGCACGTCCAGACGCTGGTGCAGATCGCGTCGGTGGCCAAGAACGGCACGGTCGGCATCTGGTACCGCACCGACGAGCAGGCCGTCACCGTCCGCGACTCCCTGCGCGACTCCGGCATCAAGAACATCGAGGTGCTCGACGGCATCGAGGACAAGCACCTCGACGGCATCGACCTCGTCGTGATCCCCGACGGCATGGGCGAGCTGCGCGAGCAGCTCGAAGGCCGGGTCAAGGTCATGGAGTTCGGCAACGTGCTCGACGCCGCGTCCATCCGCATGGTCAGCGACGTCGTCCGCGACATGCAGGACCTCAAGCGCGGCGCGGCGCCGTCGATCGGCCAGGCCCCGCCCGTGCCGGCGACGCCCGCCGGCACGGGCTGA
- a CDS encoding class I adenylate-forming enzyme family protein: MVRTLLSHIGAVARAHPNDPALICDGETWTYAQFWSRTEELARGLLGLGLRPGEPVGIIGQNEPAYIAAYLGIMRAGLVAVPVNTMLDLASIRDQLDLVGVRTILVGRIPAELRDGLEESHRLLELSAPPRGPGGPPLPRIGPDATCKIMLTSGSTGRPKGVEHTHGSIFHTALQMTAALPFDRGDRGLVFLPLYTCIPEHVLPTLCAGGSLEILPGFDVERVADACTRATTFDAVPTILSRLLEHAPLRKLAGLRWIMFASEPMPVQLLRTWWEVLPRVETHQFYGLTELVPVTVATHAMLRAEPATVGRAFPTTEVALDPLEGHGDGGEILAAAPSRMRGYFGDAAATSGALTASGALRTGDLGRVDDRGLVFLTGRLKDIIISGGLNVAPAEIEAAAFGHGGVQEAIVVGIPSVRWGETPVVVAVPKAGSGLTAEGLLRHCREALPSFKRPSAAALVPSLPVTGIGKGDKAAVKRLIADGTIELVGV; the protein is encoded by the coding sequence ATGGTCAGAACCCTGTTGTCGCACATCGGCGCCGTGGCGCGCGCCCACCCGAACGATCCGGCGCTGATCTGCGACGGCGAGACCTGGACGTACGCGCAGTTCTGGTCCCGCACGGAGGAGCTGGCCCGAGGACTGCTCGGCCTCGGGCTGAGACCGGGGGAGCCGGTCGGGATCATCGGGCAGAACGAGCCGGCCTACATCGCCGCCTACCTGGGCATCATGCGGGCCGGGCTGGTCGCGGTCCCCGTCAACACGATGCTCGACCTCGCGTCGATCCGCGACCAGCTCGACCTCGTCGGCGTGCGGACGATACTCGTCGGCCGGATCCCGGCCGAGCTCCGGGACGGGCTCGAGGAGTCCCACCGGCTGCTGGAGCTGTCCGCGCCGCCACGCGGGCCGGGCGGACCGCCGCTGCCCCGGATCGGACCGGACGCCACCTGCAAGATCATGCTCACCAGCGGCTCGACCGGACGGCCGAAGGGCGTCGAGCACACGCACGGATCGATCTTCCACACGGCCCTGCAGATGACGGCGGCGCTGCCGTTCGACCGCGGCGACCGCGGCCTGGTGTTCCTGCCCCTCTACACCTGCATCCCCGAGCACGTCCTGCCCACCCTGTGCGCCGGCGGCTCGCTGGAGATCCTGCCCGGCTTCGACGTCGAGCGGGTCGCCGACGCCTGCACCCGGGCGACGACGTTCGACGCCGTGCCGACGATCCTCAGCCGGCTGCTCGAGCACGCGCCGCTGCGCAAGCTCGCCGGGCTCCGGTGGATCATGTTCGCCTCCGAGCCGATGCCGGTCCAGCTGCTCCGGACGTGGTGGGAGGTGCTGCCTCGGGTGGAGACGCACCAGTTCTACGGGCTGACCGAGCTCGTGCCCGTCACCGTCGCGACACACGCCATGCTGCGGGCCGAGCCCGCGACCGTCGGGCGTGCCTTCCCGACGACCGAGGTGGCGCTCGACCCGCTGGAGGGCCACGGCGACGGCGGGGAGATCCTCGCGGCCGCTCCCAGCCGCATGCGCGGGTACTTCGGCGACGCCGCGGCGACGAGCGGCGCGCTGACGGCGTCGGGCGCGCTGCGCACCGGGGACCTCGGCCGGGTCGACGACCGCGGGCTGGTCTTCCTCACCGGCCGGCTCAAGGACATCATCATCTCGGGCGGCCTCAACGTCGCTCCGGCCGAGATCGAGGCGGCGGCGTTCGGCCACGGAGGCGTCCAGGAGGCGATCGTCGTGGGGATCCCGAGCGTTCGGTGGGGCGAGACCCCGGTGGTCGTCGCCGTGCCGAAGGCGGGCAGCGGACTCACCGCCGAGGGCCTGCTCCGGCACTGCCGTGAGGCGCTGCCGAGCTTCAAGCGTCCGTCGGCGGCCGCGCTGGTGCCGAGCCTGCCGGTCACCGGGATCGGCAAGGGCGACAAGGCGGCGGTGAAGCGGCTGATCGCGGACGGGACGATCGAGCTCGTGGGCGTGTGA
- a CDS encoding thiamine pyrophosphate-binding protein, with the protein MTRPMPRDAAPPTVAAVIAAYLSEQGIERVFSLPGSHMKPIWAELDARGVRVVTARHEVAAVHMAQAEADLRHRLAVAIVTTGPGLTNAVTGIGCAFLAGSPVLVISTRPPDEQAGMGALEEIDQAAIVRPVCRAVEVVRSCRHVVDRLDRAVSAALGDDGPGGPVYVEFGAELLRQDAAPPYTAYPRRTRARRPPEAAAVERAVDAIAASTRPLVLAGREALTVPGPLAEFVRTTGALYLDTRASRGALSESIPTFVPAARARAMAEADLVITVGRQLDFETAYGSPAVFAAAERFLRIGRNSEEVQANRRGDVELRADPHSALEALVTAGARPAAPDLGWRDDVMSGNAAKRRRLGETMRAQQAAADGGLHPLQVIRALNEHIDDTAIVIVDGGDILSWSRSSLTTPTYLDLGAFGCLGVGVPFAVSASLNHPDRTVVALVGDGALGFNVMELETAVREGARFVVVVADNNAWNIERADQVRNYDGRIMGTELGPSAWDRLAESLGVAGYRAGSVDDLETALGEAFAHAPALVAVRVSREPISPDTRSGLALVPEFHALAAWDAAERAWLSGPRHGDVES; encoded by the coding sequence ATGACGCGCCCGATGCCGCGCGACGCCGCCCCGCCCACCGTGGCCGCGGTGATCGCCGCGTACCTGAGCGAGCAGGGGATCGAGCGGGTGTTCAGCCTGCCCGGCTCGCACATGAAGCCGATCTGGGCGGAGCTGGACGCGCGCGGCGTCCGGGTCGTGACGGCGCGGCACGAGGTGGCCGCCGTGCACATGGCCCAGGCGGAGGCCGATCTGCGGCACCGCCTCGCCGTCGCGATCGTCACGACCGGGCCGGGGCTGACCAACGCGGTCACCGGGATCGGCTGCGCCTTCCTCGCCGGTTCGCCGGTGCTCGTCATCTCGACCCGCCCGCCGGACGAGCAGGCGGGCATGGGCGCCCTGGAGGAGATCGACCAGGCGGCGATCGTCCGGCCGGTCTGCCGGGCGGTGGAGGTGGTCCGGTCGTGCCGGCACGTCGTCGACCGGCTCGACCGCGCCGTGAGCGCGGCGCTCGGCGACGACGGCCCCGGCGGCCCGGTGTACGTCGAGTTCGGCGCCGAGCTGCTGCGCCAGGATGCCGCGCCGCCCTACACGGCCTATCCGCGCCGCACGAGGGCGCGCCGGCCACCGGAGGCCGCCGCCGTCGAGCGGGCCGTCGACGCGATCGCGGCCAGCACCCGGCCGCTGGTGCTCGCCGGTCGCGAGGCGCTCACCGTGCCCGGACCGCTGGCCGAGTTCGTGCGCACGACCGGCGCCCTCTACCTCGACACCCGGGCGAGCCGGGGCGCCCTGTCCGAGAGCATCCCCACGTTCGTTCCGGCGGCGCGCGCCCGGGCGATGGCCGAGGCCGACCTGGTGATCACGGTCGGCCGGCAGCTGGATTTCGAGACGGCGTACGGGTCGCCCGCGGTGTTCGCCGCGGCCGAGCGGTTCCTGCGGATCGGCCGGAACTCCGAGGAGGTCCAGGCCAACCGCCGCGGCGACGTGGAACTGCGCGCCGATCCGCACTCGGCGCTGGAGGCTCTGGTGACGGCGGGCGCGCGACCGGCCGCTCCGGATCTCGGCTGGCGCGACGACGTCATGAGCGGCAACGCCGCGAAACGGCGCCGGCTCGGCGAGACGATGCGGGCCCAGCAGGCCGCCGCGGACGGCGGGCTGCACCCGCTCCAGGTCATCCGCGCGCTCAACGAGCACATCGACGACACCGCGATCGTGATCGTCGACGGCGGGGACATCCTGTCGTGGTCGCGATCGAGCCTGACCACGCCCACCTACCTGGACCTCGGGGCGTTCGGATGTCTCGGGGTGGGCGTGCCGTTCGCGGTCTCGGCGTCGCTCAACCATCCGGACCGCACGGTCGTCGCGCTCGTCGGGGACGGCGCCCTGGGCTTCAACGTCATGGAGCTGGAGACCGCGGTCCGCGAAGGCGCGCGGTTCGTCGTCGTCGTGGCCGACAACAACGCGTGGAACATCGAGCGCGCGGACCAGGTCCGCAACTACGACGGGCGGATCATGGGCACCGAGCTCGGGCCGTCTGCCTGGGACCGGCTCGCGGAGAGCCTCGGCGTCGCCGGCTACCGCGCCGGCAGCGTGGACGACCTGGAGACGGCGCTGGGGGAGGCGTTCGCGCACGCACCCGCGCTGGTCGCCGTCCGGGTCTCCCGCGAACCGATCTCCCCGGACACCAGGAGCGGCCTCGCCCTGGTGCCGGAGTTCCACGCGCTCGCCGCCTGGGACGCGGCCGAGCGGGCGTGGTTGTCGGGTCCGCGTCATGGGGACGTCGAGTCGTGA
- a CDS encoding P1 family peptidase — protein sequence MTGRSRDLGIVVGDLPTGRHNAITDVAGVRVGHHTVRAGDGPLVVGEGPVRTGVTVVEPRPRVWDSPVFAGFHRLNGNGEMTGLHWIRENGQLTTAIGLTNTHSVGVVRDAIVARLHRERGDDELYFHLPVVAETYDGLLSDINGQHVTAAHVDAAFDALSAGPVPEGSVGSGTGMICHEFKGGIGTSSRVVGGHTVGVLVQANHGRRGRLRVNGVPIGERIPTDEVPSPFDAVVRSARGSGSIIVLIATDAPLLPHQCERLAQRGALAVGRTGGSGENGSGDLLLAFSTGNDGLPRVGLVEPGPDEIPLRMAGNTVINGLFDAVIDATEEAILNAVVAAETSVGRDGITAHALDHDRLRAAYAG from the coding sequence GTGACGGGCCGGTCGCGCGATCTCGGCATCGTGGTCGGTGACCTCCCGACCGGCCGGCACAACGCGATCACCGACGTCGCCGGCGTGCGGGTGGGGCACCACACGGTGCGCGCGGGCGACGGGCCGCTGGTCGTCGGCGAGGGACCGGTGCGCACCGGGGTGACCGTCGTGGAGCCGCGGCCGCGGGTCTGGGACTCGCCGGTCTTCGCCGGCTTCCACCGGCTCAACGGCAACGGCGAGATGACCGGCCTGCACTGGATCCGGGAGAACGGGCAGCTCACCACCGCCATCGGGCTGACCAACACGCACTCCGTCGGCGTGGTCCGCGACGCGATCGTCGCCCGGCTGCACCGGGAGCGGGGCGACGACGAGCTCTACTTCCACCTTCCGGTGGTGGCGGAGACCTACGACGGCCTGCTGAGCGACATCAACGGCCAGCACGTCACGGCCGCCCACGTCGACGCGGCCTTCGACGCGCTGTCCGCAGGGCCGGTGCCCGAGGGCTCGGTCGGCAGCGGCACGGGCATGATCTGCCACGAGTTCAAGGGCGGCATCGGCACGTCGTCGCGGGTCGTCGGCGGCCACACCGTCGGCGTCCTCGTGCAGGCCAATCACGGCCGGCGCGGGCGGCTGCGGGTGAACGGGGTGCCGATCGGCGAGCGGATCCCCACCGACGAGGTCCCGTCGCCGTTCGACGCGGTGGTGCGCTCGGCCCGGGGCAGCGGGTCGATCATCGTGCTGATCGCGACGGACGCGCCGCTGCTGCCGCACCAGTGCGAACGGCTGGCCCAGCGCGGCGCGCTGGCCGTCGGGCGGACCGGCGGGTCCGGCGAGAACGGCAGCGGCGACCTGCTCCTGGCGTTCTCCACCGGGAACGACGGCCTGCCCCGGGTCGGCCTGGTGGAGCCGGGCCCGGACGAGATCCCGCTGCGCATGGCCGGCAACACCGTGATCAACGGCCTGTTCGACGCGGTCATCGACGCCACCGAGGAGGCGATCCTCAACGCCGTGGTGGCCGCGGAGACCAGCGTCGGACGCGACGGGATCACCGCGCACGCCCTGGACCACGACCGCCTCCGCGCGGCCTACGCCGGATGA
- a CDS encoding cobalamin B12-binding domain-containing protein codes for MTSATDGLPPLKVVIAKPGLDGHDRGAKVVARALRDSGMEVVYTGIYQSPESILRAVVQEDADVLGLSSLSGAHLEYARDLCALLKENDRQDVLFVVGGTIPPEDADTLKGYGVHEVFGPGTPTAELVEYISSNARQARLA; via the coding sequence ATGACATCCGCCACCGATGGACTGCCGCCACTCAAAGTGGTGATCGCCAAGCCCGGGCTCGACGGGCACGACCGCGGCGCCAAGGTCGTGGCGCGGGCGTTGCGCGACTCCGGGATGGAAGTCGTCTACACCGGCATCTACCAGAGCCCGGAATCGATCCTGCGCGCGGTCGTCCAGGAGGACGCCGACGTCCTCGGCCTGTCCAGCCTGTCCGGCGCCCACCTCGAGTACGCCAGGGACCTGTGCGCGCTGCTGAAGGAGAACGACCGCCAGGACGTCCTGTTCGTCGTCGGCGGCACCATCCCGCCCGAGGACGCCGACACGCTCAAGGGCTACGGCGTCCACGAGGTGTTCGGGCCCGGGACGCCGACGGCCGAGCTGGTCGAGTACATCTCCAGCAACGCCCGACAGGCACGGCTGGCGTGA
- a CDS encoding methylmalonyl-CoA mutase family protein gives MNEDDKRWDERVEAWRTGRVAADYQRIPPRRSEYTTLSGAPVKDVYTHADIRHLDPAEDIGLPGEYPYTRGVHATMYRGRPWTIRQVAGFGQAEDTNNRYKYLLKTGQTGLSTDFDLPTLLGYDSDHEVYRREVGRIGVAVDTVVDMHALFDGIPLDQISTSMTINPSAAVVLAMYRVVADERGIPGHVLTGTTQNDILKEYIAQNEFIFPPLPSVQLVVDTMEYGADVMPRFNPLNVCGYHIRDAGSTAVEEVGLTISNALCYLEHAVERGIDVDRLAPRVSFFWDVHNNFFEEAAKLRAARRLWARLMRERLGAKDPRSWLMRAHCQTAGVSLTAQQPYNNVARTAIQAMAAILGGTQSLHTNSLDEALSIPSESAIKIAVRTQAIILHETGVADVVDPLAGSYYVESLTSQIEEDALALIERIDAMGGMIEAVQSGYAVQLISDSAWEQQVKVESNDTITVGVNDYVDEDETQDIEIDRPVPGVMERQMARLAEVKRSREDRQVTAALRAIEKAAPDLHHNLMPLIEDAVRARATVGEICDVLRGVWGHHQPSTVF, from the coding sequence ATGAACGAGGACGACAAGCGCTGGGACGAGCGCGTCGAGGCCTGGAGGACCGGACGGGTCGCCGCCGACTACCAGCGGATCCCGCCGCGGCGCTCGGAGTACACGACCCTGTCCGGCGCGCCGGTCAAGGACGTCTACACCCATGCCGACATCAGGCACCTGGACCCGGCTGAGGACATCGGGCTCCCCGGCGAGTACCCGTACACCCGCGGCGTGCACGCCACGATGTACCGCGGCCGGCCGTGGACGATCCGCCAGGTGGCCGGCTTCGGCCAGGCCGAGGACACCAACAACCGGTACAAGTACCTGCTCAAGACCGGCCAGACCGGTCTCTCGACCGACTTCGACCTGCCGACGCTGCTGGGCTACGACTCCGACCACGAGGTGTACCGGCGCGAGGTCGGCCGCATCGGCGTCGCCGTCGACACCGTCGTCGACATGCACGCGCTGTTCGACGGCATCCCGCTCGACCAGATCTCCACGTCGATGACGATCAACCCGTCGGCCGCCGTCGTGCTGGCCATGTACCGGGTGGTGGCCGACGAGCGGGGCATCCCGGGCCACGTGCTCACCGGGACCACCCAGAACGACATCCTCAAGGAGTACATCGCCCAGAACGAGTTCATCTTCCCGCCGCTGCCCTCGGTGCAGCTGGTGGTCGACACGATGGAGTACGGCGCGGACGTGATGCCGCGGTTCAACCCGCTCAACGTGTGCGGCTACCACATCAGGGACGCCGGCTCGACGGCCGTCGAAGAGGTCGGCCTCACCATCAGCAACGCGCTGTGCTATCTCGAGCACGCGGTCGAGCGCGGCATCGACGTCGACCGGCTGGCGCCGCGGGTGTCGTTCTTCTGGGACGTGCACAACAACTTCTTCGAGGAGGCGGCGAAGCTGCGGGCGGCCCGCCGGCTGTGGGCGCGGCTCATGCGCGAGCGGCTGGGCGCCAAGGATCCCCGATCGTGGCTGATGCGGGCGCACTGCCAGACCGCCGGCGTCTCGCTCACCGCGCAGCAGCCGTACAACAACGTCGCCCGGACCGCGATCCAGGCGATGGCCGCCATCCTGGGCGGCACCCAGTCGCTGCACACGAACTCCCTCGACGAGGCGCTGTCGATCCCGTCGGAGAGCGCGATCAAGATCGCCGTACGCACCCAGGCGATCATCCTGCACGAGACCGGCGTCGCCGACGTCGTCGATCCGCTCGCCGGGTCGTACTACGTGGAGTCGCTCACCTCCCAGATCGAGGAGGACGCGCTCGCGCTGATCGAGCGGATCGACGCGATGGGCGGCATGATCGAGGCGGTCCAGTCCGGCTACGCGGTGCAGCTGATCTCTGACTCCGCCTGGGAGCAGCAGGTCAAGGTCGAGAGCAACGACACCATCACCGTCGGCGTGAACGACTACGTCGACGAGGACGAGACCCAGGACATCGAGATCGACCGTCCGGTGCCCGGCGTGATGGAGCGCCAGATGGCGCGGCTCGCCGAGGTGAAGCGGTCCCGCGAGGACCGGCAGGTCACCGCGGCACTGCGCGCGATCGAGAAGGCCGCCCCCGACCTGCACCACAACCTGATGCCGCTGATCGAGGACGCCGTGCGCGCGCGGGCCACGGTCGGCGAGATCTGCGACGTGCTGCGCGGCGTGTGGGGCCACCACCAGCCGTCGACCGTGTTCTAG